In Thalassotalea fonticola, a single genomic region encodes these proteins:
- a CDS encoding AAA family ATPase: MAIEQFSKLQEHLSEQIVGQHALVENLLIALLADGHLIVEGPPGLAKTRAINSLADGVDADFHRIQFTPDLLPADLTGTDIYRPEDGTFVFQHGPLFQNLILADEINRAPAKVQSALLEAMAEGQVTVGKTTYKLPDLFLVMATQNPLEQEGTYPLPEAQLDRFLMHLEIDYPNAASELEILRLNRGEALNEKKTPLTNISQAEIFTARKETLEIYLAPVLEQYIVDLIMATRDGEKYDDNLGKWLAYGASPRATIALDRCSRARAWLNGRDFVSPEDIQAVFHNCLRHRLMLTYQAEAEGITTNQVLDRILTLVAVG; the protein is encoded by the coding sequence ATGGCAATCGAACAATTCTCTAAACTACAAGAACACTTAAGTGAGCAAATTGTAGGTCAGCACGCACTTGTTGAAAATTTACTAATCGCGCTATTAGCCGACGGTCACCTTATTGTAGAAGGCCCCCCTGGTTTAGCAAAAACACGAGCAATTAACTCGTTAGCTGATGGTGTTGATGCAGACTTTCACCGCATTCAATTTACTCCTGACTTATTACCTGCTGATTTAACCGGAACCGACATTTACCGCCCAGAAGACGGCACCTTCGTTTTTCAACACGGACCATTATTTCAAAACTTGATATTAGCCGATGAAATTAACCGGGCACCGGCAAAAGTTCAGTCCGCTTTATTAGAGGCAATGGCTGAAGGCCAAGTAACCGTAGGTAAAACCACTTACAAATTACCTGACTTATTTTTAGTAATGGCAACACAAAACCCATTAGAGCAAGAAGGTACTTACCCGCTGCCAGAAGCTCAACTTGATCGCTTTTTAATGCATTTGGAAATCGATTATCCAAACGCAGCATCTGAGCTGGAAATTTTACGATTGAATCGCGGCGAAGCGCTAAATGAGAAAAAAACACCATTAACCAATATCAGCCAGGCTGAGATATTTACTGCGCGCAAAGAAACACTAGAAATTTATCTGGCACCAGTACTTGAGCAATACATTGTTGATTTGATCATGGCGACTCGTGATGGTGAAAAATATGATGATAATCTCGGCAAATGGTTAGCCTATGGCGCTAGCCCTCGTGCAACTATTGCCTTAGATAGATGTTCACGTGCACGCGCATGGCTTAACGGTCGCGACTTTGTTAGTCCTGAAGACATTCAAGCAGTATTTCATAACTGTTTACGCCATCGATTAATGCTTACCTATCAAGCCGAAGCCGAAGGTATTACGACCAATCAAGTTCTTGATCGCATTTTAACCTTAGTAGCCGTTGGATAA
- the fadI gene encoding acetyl-CoA C-acyltransferase FadI, which produces MGTQQNVKTAHGERIAVVAGLRTPFVKQATDFHGIPALDLGSMVVNELIAKSDIDPAIIEQLVFGQVVQMPKAPNIAREIVLATQMNVATDAYSVSRACATSFQSTVNVAENIMLGNIDVGIAGGADSMSVPPITVTKKLARTLLDLSKAKTFGQKAKLITSLKLKDLMPEPPAVAEYSTGLSMGQTAEQMAKSHGISREEQDALAHRSHTLAAKTWSEGKLNDEVMTAHCEPYKRIVTQDNCFRENSELSGYARLRPVFDRKHGSVTAANSTALTDGASAVILMREGRAKELGYNILGYIRSYAFTAIDVWEDMLMGPSYATPLALQRAGLTLADLDLIEMHEAFAAQTLANVKMFGSTKFAQEKLGLDKAIGDIDMDKFNVLGGSLAYGHPFAATGTRLITQTLNELKRRGGGLGLTTACAAGGLGAAMILEVE; this is translated from the coding sequence ATGGGAACTCAGCAAAACGTAAAAACAGCTCACGGTGAACGCATTGCAGTTGTTGCAGGCTTAAGAACACCGTTTGTGAAACAAGCGACAGACTTTCACGGCATACCCGCTCTAGATTTAGGCTCTATGGTAGTTAATGAACTTATTGCAAAAAGTGATATCGATCCGGCGATTATTGAACAACTAGTTTTTGGTCAAGTGGTGCAAATGCCAAAAGCACCAAACATTGCTCGTGAAATCGTGCTTGCCACGCAAATGAATGTTGCTACCGATGCTTATAGTGTTTCTCGTGCGTGTGCGACCAGCTTCCAATCAACAGTTAATGTTGCTGAAAATATCATGCTAGGTAATATTGATGTCGGTATTGCTGGCGGCGCAGATTCAATGTCGGTACCACCTATTACTGTGACCAAAAAATTAGCTCGAACCTTATTAGATTTATCAAAAGCTAAAACCTTTGGTCAAAAAGCTAAACTTATTACCAGCTTAAAATTAAAGGATTTAATGCCAGAGCCACCAGCAGTTGCTGAATACTCTACTGGCCTTTCAATGGGGCAAACGGCCGAACAAATGGCTAAAAGCCACGGTATAAGCCGAGAGGAGCAAGATGCTCTAGCACATCGTTCGCATACGTTAGCGGCTAAAACATGGAGTGAAGGCAAGCTTAACGATGAAGTCATGACTGCCCATTGTGAACCGTATAAAAGAATCGTGACTCAAGACAACTGTTTTAGAGAAAATTCAGAGTTATCAGGATACGCCAGACTTCGCCCAGTGTTTGATCGCAAGCACGGCTCCGTTACCGCAGCTAATTCCACTGCATTAACCGATGGCGCTTCTGCGGTTATTTTAATGCGAGAAGGGCGTGCGAAAGAGCTAGGTTATAACATTTTAGGCTACATACGTTCATATGCATTTACCGCAATCGATGTTTGGGAAGATATGTTAATGGGTCCATCGTATGCTACGCCTCTTGCTTTACAACGCGCAGGCTTAACACTTGCTGATTTAGATTTAATTGAAATGCATGAAGCCTTTGCCGCGCAAACATTGGCTAACGTAAAAATGTTTGGCAGTACAAAGTTTGCCCAAGAGAAGCTTGGTTTAGATAAAGCCATTGGTGATATCGATATGGACAAGTTTAATGTACTGGGTGGCTCACTTGCCTATGGTCATCCGTTCGCCGCAACTGGTACAAGACTAATTACCCAAACCTTAAACGAATTAAAACGCCGGGGCGGTGGTCTTGGACTAACAACAGCTTGTGCTGCCGGTGGTTTAGGCGCAGCAATGATTTTGGAAGTGGAGTAA
- the fadJ gene encoding fatty acid oxidation complex subunit alpha FadJ, which yields MTDAIKETTQTGNSTFTLTPQDNGIALLKIDVPNETMNVLKAEFAEQIQDILQQVKSDSSITGLVIYSGKSNSFVAGADISMLDKCETAEQAIEIAAGGQMIFNQLEQLPIPVVAAINGPCLGGGLELAMACHMRVCSDSNKTVLGLPEVQLGLLPGSGGTQRLPKLVGLQKSLDMMLTGKQLRAKQALKADLVSDVVPNSVLLDVAIKMAQNGKRKANRKVNFVEKALESNPWGRKIVFDQATKTVLAKTKGNYPAPLKIIDCIRTGYEKGITKGLAIEANNFGDLTQTPESKQLRNLFFATTEMKKEQGVAGVAPVKVNKVGVLGGGLMGGGIAYVSANNAKTPVRIKDINHTGISHALKYSFDILNKKVKRRFMSSSTMQKQLNMVTGTVDYSGFKDADLIIEAVYEDLALKQSMVADIEENCKDGIIFASNTSSLPINQIAAKAAKPENVIGLHYFSPVDKMPLAEIIAHEKTSDETISTTVAYAKRQGKTPIVVKDKAGFYVNRILAPYVNEAANILLAGEPIEKIDRALVKFGFPVGPIKLLDEVGIDIGAKISPILVAELGERFKAPDAFDKLIDDNRKGRKTKKGFYNYVGKKANGKDVDESVYSLLGIQPTSKLTAEEIHQRCVLLMVNEAVRCLDEGIIRNARDGDIGTIFGIGFPPFIGGPFRYLDSLGATTVVEKLTTYKEKYGDHFEPCAALVKMAETSQTCY from the coding sequence ATGACTGATGCGATTAAAGAAACAACTCAAACAGGAAATTCTACGTTTACGTTAACACCACAAGATAATGGTATTGCGCTGTTAAAAATTGATGTGCCGAATGAGACTATGAACGTACTCAAGGCAGAGTTTGCTGAGCAAATACAAGATATTTTGCAACAAGTTAAAAGCGATAGTTCAATTACCGGTTTAGTTATTTATAGCGGTAAAAGTAACTCTTTCGTTGCCGGCGCAGATATCAGCATGTTGGATAAATGTGAAACTGCCGAGCAAGCAATTGAAATTGCAGCAGGTGGCCAAATGATCTTCAACCAACTTGAGCAATTACCTATTCCTGTTGTTGCTGCTATTAACGGCCCATGTTTAGGCGGTGGCTTAGAGCTTGCTATGGCATGTCATATGCGCGTGTGTAGTGACTCGAATAAAACTGTTTTAGGTTTACCAGAAGTACAACTTGGTTTACTGCCTGGTAGCGGTGGTACGCAGCGGTTGCCAAAACTCGTTGGCTTACAAAAATCTTTAGATATGATGCTAACAGGTAAGCAATTACGAGCGAAACAAGCATTAAAAGCGGACCTAGTGTCAGATGTAGTACCCAATTCAGTTCTATTAGATGTTGCCATTAAAATGGCACAAAACGGTAAACGCAAAGCTAATAGAAAAGTGAACTTTGTTGAAAAAGCATTGGAGTCTAACCCTTGGGGCAGAAAGATAGTGTTCGATCAGGCGACAAAGACGGTGCTAGCCAAAACTAAAGGCAATTATCCTGCGCCTTTAAAAATTATCGACTGTATCCGCACTGGCTATGAAAAAGGCATCACGAAAGGTTTAGCCATAGAGGCAAATAACTTTGGCGATCTCACCCAAACGCCAGAATCTAAACAGTTGCGTAATTTGTTTTTTGCTACAACGGAAATGAAAAAAGAGCAGGGCGTTGCTGGCGTCGCGCCAGTTAAAGTAAATAAAGTAGGCGTGTTAGGCGGCGGTTTAATGGGCGGCGGTATTGCTTATGTTTCAGCAAATAATGCTAAAACGCCGGTGCGTATAAAAGATATCAATCATACCGGCATTTCACATGCACTTAAGTACAGTTTTGATATTTTAAATAAAAAAGTGAAACGCAGGTTTATGTCCAGCAGTACCATGCAAAAGCAGCTGAATATGGTCACTGGGACTGTAGATTATAGCGGATTTAAAGATGCTGATTTAATTATTGAAGCAGTATATGAAGATTTAGCGCTTAAGCAGTCTATGGTGGCCGATATTGAAGAAAACTGCAAAGATGGAATAATCTTTGCCAGTAACACCTCTTCATTACCAATTAACCAAATAGCAGCAAAAGCAGCTAAGCCTGAAAATGTTATTGGCCTTCACTATTTCTCACCTGTAGACAAAATGCCACTGGCTGAAATTATTGCTCATGAGAAAACATCCGACGAAACTATCTCTACAACAGTTGCTTATGCTAAGCGCCAGGGTAAAACACCTATTGTTGTTAAAGATAAAGCCGGTTTTTATGTAAATCGAATTTTAGCGCCCTACGTTAATGAAGCGGCCAATATTTTATTAGCTGGTGAGCCAATAGAAAAAATTGACCGGGCGTTAGTTAAGTTTGGTTTTCCTGTTGGTCCGATCAAATTACTAGATGAAGTAGGTATTGATATTGGTGCTAAAATTAGTCCAATTTTAGTCGCTGAGTTAGGCGAGCGATTTAAAGCTCCTGATGCTTTTGATAAACTGATTGATGACAATCGTAAAGGCCGTAAAACTAAAAAAGGCTTTTATAATTACGTTGGCAAAAAAGCCAACGGTAAAGATGTTGATGAAAGTGTCTATTCATTATTAGGTATTCAACCAACCAGCAAATTGACAGCTGAAGAAATTCATCAGCGTTGTGTACTGTTAATGGTGAATGAAGCTGTGCGTTGTTTAGATGAGGGGATTATCCGCAATGCTAGAGATGGCGATATAGGAACAATTTTCGGTATAGGGTTCCCTCCGTTTATCGGCGGACCATTTAGATACCTTGATAGTTTAGGCGCCACCACAGTTGTTGAAAAGTTAACAACTTATAAAGAAAAGTATGGTGATCATTTCGAACCATGTGCAGCATTAGTTAAAATGGCAGAAACTAGTCAAACTTGTTATTAA